A section of the Carya illinoinensis cultivar Pawnee chromosome 12, C.illinoinensisPawnee_v1, whole genome shotgun sequence genome encodes:
- the LOC122289655 gene encoding protein SPA1-RELATED 2-like → MDEGVGDEVSRLGAVEGAHLQSKESEYSLKPESCNTLESGQMFVHGEGDYSQSPPQEFAVQEGKNVKRSIHHANGLEHPHATPCSVDDAGIMVEELRLTNYNGSNLAIIGTSTNRQRMRTRQNQWQHLYQLAGGSKGGNSNGDIIHRDNGQTMSRFWEDMGCGACPELLAPKPLSDDCNDNMENLPHAENEGASENNNGGIRTKIISKSGFSEFFVKQTLKGKGIIHKGPPPHGFHVESRDHKILKMAGGTMVSSDVSQSLTLKAEMPSPKGFTGIRPGGSDHGGVSLRQWLKVERHKASKVKCLHIFRQIVDLVNHSHSQGISLKNLRPSCFRLLPSNQVKYSGSPVQREMLDGVVDHNTLHLDNSLVRKRHSEQVMSSSAAFYGKKQKFKENVNFVRQWHQFPSRSGSKFETAYDKSITITCPRDSCNEYGEDNADTACETQTKFGGPCGSSIGQQHLTFLSDQLEVKWYRSPEELIEDGCTTSNIYCLGVLLFELLGHFDSEKVRAAAMSDLHYRILPPNFLSENPKEAGFCLWLLHPEPSLRPTTREILQSELINGVEEVHAEELSSSIDEDDAESELLLHFLVSLKEHKQQHASNLVKDISFLEEDIKMVDRRCSLRSSLVHSYSQDDSICRNENRFCCKESSSLDVLSQSPPISNTHESGLTRNVDQLESAYFSMRSKIQLSENDATSRPDKDLLRTRENWHLAQKDEENQIPTDHLGAFFDGLCKYARFSKFEACGILRNGDFNTSANVICSLSFDRDEDYFAAAGISKKIKIFEFNALFNDSADIHYPAIEMSNKSKLSCVCWNNYIKNYLVSTDYDGVVKLWDASTGQGVSQFKEHEKRAWSVDFSRVYPTKLASGSDDCSVKLWSISEKNCLDTIKNIANVCCVQFSAHSSHLLAFGSADYRTYCFDLRFAKIPWCVLAGHGKAVSYVKFLDSQTLVSASTDNTLKLWDLNNTSPSGLSANACSLTLRGHTNEKNFVGLSTADGYIACGSETNEVYAYHRSLPMPITSHKFGSIDPISEKDTDEDNGQFVSSVCWRGKSDMVVAATSSGCMKVLQLV, encoded by the exons ATGGACGAAGGAGTGGGCGATGAGGTGAGCCGGTTAGGTGCAGTAGAGGGTGCACACCTCCAAAGCAAAGAGAGTGAGTATTCTCTAAAACCTGAAAGCTGCAACACGTTGGAATCTGGGCAAATGTTTGTACATGGAGAGGGTGACTATTCCCAAAGCCCACCCCAGGAATTTGCAGTTCAAGAGGGTAAGAATGTAAAGAGGAGTATACATCATGCGAATGGATTAGAACACCCCCATGCCACTCCTTGCTCAGTTGATGATGCTGGTATCATGGTTGAAGAATTGAGATTGACCAATTACAATGGCTCAAACTTAGCTATAATTGGTACATCAACCAATCGACAAAGAATGCGGACTAGGCAGAATCAATGGCAGCATCTCTATCAGCTCGCAGGTGGATCAAAAGGTGGGAATTCAAACGGTGACATAATACATAGGGACAATGGTCAGACAATGTCACGTTTCTGGGAGGATATGGGGTGCGGAGCTTGTCCGGAATTATTGGCACCAAAACCATTGAGTGACGATTGTAATGATAATATGGAAAATTTACCGCATGCTGAAAATGAAGGGGCATCAGAAAACAATAATGGAGGTATCCGGACGAAGATTATATCTAAATCAGGGTTTTCTGAGTTTTTTGTTAAACAGACGTTGAAAGGAAAAGGGATTATACATAAAGGCCCGCCTCCTCATGGCTTTCATGTTGAGTCCAGAGatcataaaattttgaaaatggcCGGTGGTACTATGGTGTCTTCTGATGTATCGCAGTCTTTGACTTTGAAAGCTGAAATGCCTTCTCCCAAAGGTTTTACTGGGATCAGGCCTGGTGGTTCTGATCATGGTGGAGTCAGTTTGAGACAATGGCTGAAAGTTGAACGCCACAAAGCAAGTAAAGTTAAGTGCTTGCATATATTTAGACAGATTGTGGATTTGGTGAATCATTCTCACTCTCAAGGAATTTCCTTGAAGAACCTACGACCTTCTTGTTTCAGGTTGTTGCCATCGAATCAGGTTAAGTACAGTGGGTCACCTGTCCAGAGAGAAATGTTAGATGGTGTTGTGGATCATAATACTTTGCACTTGGATAATTCACTTGTAAGAAAACGGCATTCGGAGCAAGTAATGTCTTCCTCTGCTGCTTTCTATGGTAAGAAGCAAAAGTTTAAGGAGAATGTGAACTTCGTTAGGCAGTGGCATCAATTCCCTTCAAGATCTGGCTCCAAATTTGAAACTGCATATGATAAAAGCATTACTATCACTTGTCCACGGGATTCTTGTAATGAGTATGGTGAAGATAATGCAGATACAGCATGTGAGACTCAGACCAAGTTTGGAGGCCCGTGTGGATCTTCTATAGGTCAACAGCACTTGACATTCTTAAGTGACCAGTTGGAAGTGAAGTGGTATAGAAGTCCTGAGGAGCTCATTGAGGATGGCTGCACTACATCAAATATTTACTGTCTGGGCGTTCTTCTTTTTGAG ttactTGGCCATTTTGACTCTGAAAAAGTGCGCGCCGCAGCAATGTCAGATCTGCATTATAGAATTCTTCCCCCAAATTTTTTATCAGAAAATCCCAAGGAGGCTGGATTCTGTCTTTGGTTGCTTCATCCTGAACCTTCATTGCGCCCAACAACCAG GGAGATTCTACAATCCGAATTGATTAATGGAGTGGAGGAGGTGCATGCAGAAGAATTATCATCATCCATTGATGAAGATGATGCTGAATCGGAACTACTATTGCATTTCCTTGTCTCATTGAAAGAGCACAAGCAGCAGCATGCTTCCAATTTAGTAAAAGACATTAGCTTCCTAGAAGAGGATATTAAAATGGTTGACAGGAGGTGCAGTTTAAGAAGCTCATTGGTTCATTCTTACTCTCAGGATGACTCCATCTGTAGAAACGAGAATAGGTTTTGTTGTAAAGAGTCCTCAAGTCTGGATGTGCTTTCTCAATCACCCCCTATCTCTAATACCCATGAGTCGGGGTTGACTAGGAATGTTGACCAGCTTGAAAGTGCTTACTTCTCCATGAGATCCAAAATTCAGCTCTCTGAAAATGATGCCACATCACGCCCAGATAAGGATTTATTGAGAACTCGTGAGAATTGGcatttggcccaaaaagatgaagaaaaccAGATTCCTACTGATCACTTAGGAGCCTTCTTTGATGGTTTATGCAAGTATGCTCGTTTCAGTAAGTTTGAAGCATGTGGGATACTAAGAAATGGTGATTTCAATACTTCTGCAAATGTCATTTGTTCTCTCAGTTTTGACCGGGATGAGGATTATTTTGCTGCTGCTGGaatatcaaagaaaataaagatattcGAATTTAATGCACTCTTTAATGACTCTGCTGATATTCATTATCCAGCAATTGAGATGTCAAATAAGTCAAAGCTCAGTTGTGTTTGCTGGAACAACTATATCAAGAACTATCTGGTTTCAACTGATTATGATGGTGTAGTGAAG TTATGGGATGCAAGTACCGGTCAAGGGGTTTCTCAGTTCAAAGAGCACGAAAAGAGGGCATGGTCTGTCGACTTTTCTCGAGTATATCCCACAAAACTGGCCAGTGGAAGTGATGATTGTTCAGTGAAACTGTGGAGCATTAGTGAG AAAAACTGTTTAGATACAATCAAGAACATTGCAAATGTCTGCTGTGTTCAGTTCTCTGCTCACTCCTCGCATTTGCTGGCCTTTGGGTCTGCTGATTATCGAACTTATTGCTTCGACCTTCGGTTTGCTAAAATCCCCTGGTGTGTATTGGCTGGCCATGGAAAAGCTGTCAGCTATGTGAAATTTTTGGACTCTCAAACATTGGTTTCTGCATCCACTGATAACACATTAAAGCTTTGGGATCTCAACAATACCAGTCCTAGTGGTCTGTCCGCTAATGCTTGCAGCTTAACACTTCGTGGGCATACTAATGAGAAG AATTTTGTGGGTTTATCCACTGCTGATGGTTACATAGCATGCGGTTCAGAAACAAATGAG GTTTATGCTTACCATAGGTCTCTGCCTATGCCAATTACTTCCCACAAGTTTGGCTCCATTGATCCTATCTCCGAAAAAGATACCGACGAAGACAATGGACAATTTGTTTCAAGTGTCTGTTGGAGAGGGAAATCAGATATGGTAGTTGCTGCCACCTCTAGTGGGTGCATGAAAGTGTTGCAGTTGGTTTGA